The Amycolatopsis jiangsuensis nucleotide sequence CTCGCCGCGCCGGTGGTCGCGCCGGTCACCGTGCTGGGCGTGCTGGCCACGGTCGTCGGCCCGTGGTGGACCGGGGCCGGGCATCTGCTGGTACGGCTGGCCGATCCGGAAGCACGATGGCTGATCGCCGTGGCCCGGCAGGGTGCCCGGGCGCCCGGCGCGGTGCTCGGCTGGCCCGGTGGCTGGCTTGGCGGCCTGTGTGCGGCGGGTGTGCTGGTGCTCGTCGCCGTGGTGCTGCGGTTCCGGCGGATGCGGGTGCTCGTGGCGGTCGGGCTGGTCGTGGTGCTGCTCGCGGTCGTCCCGGCACGGGTACTGGAACCCGGCTGGCCACCGAAGGGATGGGCGGTGGTGGAGTGCGACGTCGGGCAGGGTGACGCCCTCGTCCTCGCCACGGCCGAACCCGGGCGCGCGGTGGTGGTCGACACCGGACCCGAACCGGGACCAGTCGACGAATGCCTGCACCGGCTGGGCGTCGACCGCGTGCCGTTGATCGTGCTGAGTCACCTGCACGCCGACCACGTGGGCGGGCTCGCGTCCGTGTTCGACGGGCGGGCCGTCGGTGCGGTCGCGGTCGGGCCAGGGCGGGCGCCCGCGTGGGCGTGGCAGCAGGTTTCCTCGGAGGCCGCGCAGCATCGGGTACCGCTGGTACAGCTGAGCCAGGGACAGCGGCTGGACTGGCCGGGGTTGTCCCTCGACGTCCTCGGGCCGCGCTACGCCAGCAGGCGGTCGCCGGCCCTCCAGGACGGCACGATGATCAACAACAGTTCGCTGGTGCTGCGCGCGACCACGCCGGCCGGCCGGGTGCTGCTGAGCGGAGATGTCGAACTCGCCGCACAGGCCGACTTGCTGGCCGAAGGGGCGGATCTCCGTGCGGACGTGCTCAAGGTTCCGCACCACGGTTCGAAGTACTCGCTGCCGCAGTTTCTCGCCGCGGTACGCCCGCGTGCGGCGTTGATCAGCGTCGGCGCGGACAACGGGTACGGGCATCCGAGCAAGTCCACAGTGGACGTACTGGGCACGTTGGGTGTCCTGGTCACCCGGACCGACCTCGACGGAGACACCGCGGTGCTGCCCGGGGACGGCGGGCCGGCGGTCGCGCGCCGCGGAGAGCCGCGCGGGCCGCCGCATTAGCCGGCTAGGTCGCCCTTCGCTGTGCGGTGGTGGCTGTGGAGACAGCCACCACCGCCGGAGGTGCTGTGGCCCGGGTCTCGGCTCAGTAGCCGAGGGCCTTGCTCACGGCGTCCGTGGACGGCGGCACCGTGGCCTTCGGGCCGACGTGGTTCTCCACCGCGTCGAGGGTCTTGAGGCCGTCGCCGGTGATCAGGAGCACGGTTTCGGCGTCCGGGTCGAGCTTGCCGGTCTCCACCAGCTTCTTGGCGGTGGCGACGGTGACGCCGCCCGCGGTCTCGGTGAAGATGCCTTCGGTGCGGGCGAGCAGCCGGATGCCCTCCACGACCTCCTCGTCGGTCACGTCCTCGATCGCGCCACCGGTGCGGTTGACCACGTCGAGAACGTAGGGGCCGTCGGCCGGGTTGCCGATCGCGAGCGAGCGGGCGATGGTGTCGGGCTTCACCGGCTGGACCACGTCGTGCCCGTTGCGGTAGGCCGTCGACACCGGGGAGCAGCCGGTGGCCTGGGCACCGAACACCTTGTACGGGCTCGATTCCACCAGACCGAGCTGGCCGAGTTCGCGGAAACCCTTGTCCACCTTGGTCAGCTGGGAACCGGAGGCGATGGGCACCACGATCTGTTCCGGCAGGCGCCAGCCGAGCTGTTCGGCGACCTCGAAGCCGAGCGTCTTCGAACCCTCGGAGTAGTAGGGGCGGACGTTGACGTTGACGAAAGCCCACTTCGGGTGCTCGGCGGCCAGTTCGGTGGCGAGCCGGTTCACGTCGTCGTAGTTGCCGTCGACGGCGACCAGGTCGCCGTCGTAGACCGCGGTGGTGAGAATCTTGGCGCGTTCGAGGGACTTCGGGATCAGCACGACCGACCGCCAGCCCGCGCGCGCGGCGGCGGCCGCGGTCGCGTTGGCCAGGTTGCCGGTCGAGGGACACGC carries:
- the thrC gene encoding threonine synthase, producing MTASLGTTSTSTKLDLGPAVELVSKEEGHRQPLAPEFVSAEDFSPLEVAYDFGRVRREDIESGPKNIWRYKKLLPVPSTVEETPNTEPGGTRLVRADRLAKALGLKRVWVKDDTGNPTHSFKDRVVAVALAAAREFGFEVLACPSTGNLANATAAAAARAGWRSVVLIPKSLERAKILTTAVYDGDLVAVDGNYDDVNRLATELAAEHPKWAFVNVNVRPYYSEGSKTLGFEVAEQLGWRLPEQIVVPIASGSQLTKVDKGFRELGQLGLVESSPYKVFGAQATGCSPVSTAYRNGHDVVQPVKPDTIARSLAIGNPADGPYVLDVVNRTGGAIEDVTDEEVVEGIRLLARTEGIFTETAGGVTVATAKKLVETGKLDPDAETVLLITGDGLKTLDAVENHVGPKATVPPSTDAVSKALGY